The genomic stretch AACAGATCACCCGCGAGGTGGTCTGTTTTCGTGTGCGCTCGTTGGTTGCGCAAGCCCTAGTTGGAAAAGTCGTGCACAGGAGCGACGGCGCAACACGGGGCTGGCAATTGTCGTCCCTGCGCATTGAAAGATGCGGCGAAGCGCCGCCTATGCATAGAGACGAGCACGCAAGACGCTGTGACCTGCAGCGTCTTTTGTAATGATGACGACCCGAAGTCGGGTGAGCAGGTCGATGTAAAGAGCACTCGGTGTGAGAGAAATGCTGGCACAAGAGTGTTCTTTTTTGATATGATAATGATAATCATTATCATTAAAACGGAGGATACCGCTATGATTGTGACTGCATCGAATCGAAACAATCAAGAAAGGAAACGGTTGCATGAATTTAGTCAGATGACTGCGAGGCTGTGGGAGGTTGAAATTGTCACGGTAGACAATGCGCTGCACACCGTCCAGCAGTTGACGACATCCTGTACACTTTTAATGCTGTTGAGCGGGGCAGGGACGCTGGAGCGGGATCGGAGTGTCTGTCAAATGCGGCAAGACTCGATCTACTTCTGTCCGCCGGGCAGTACGTTTGGGGTGATCGGCGATCAGCAAGCGGAGTGTTCGCTGCTGGTGGTTCGATTCGGCCTGTTTCAGGTGTCGAATCGAAACAAACAACAGCTGCATGCGGCCAATGTGGAAGGTCTTTTTCCCACAGAAGGTGAGATTCGGAGTGATCGGGCGGGCCATCTGCTCTCCCTGTGCCGCTCGATGTATGAAAATTTCTGCCATCGTGATGTGTTGAAGCGTTGGCGGGCCCAACTCGACTGTCAGGAGTTGCTGTACGAGCTGATGGCGATGGCGCAACGGGAGACCAAAAACGATACGCGCCAAGGGTTGGAACGGTCCAAGGAGTACATCGAAGAGCATTTTCGCGAAGAGCTGACGATCGATCGGCTGGCCGAGATCGCCGGACTCAGCCCGAAGTATTTTGTTGCGCTATTCAAAAAGACGTTTGGCATCAGCGCACTCGACCATTTGACACAGATCAGGATGCGCAAGGCCAAGCAACTGCTGCTCTGTTCGGAACGACTGATGCGCGATGTTGCGCATGAGGTCGGCTATGTGGATGAGTTTTATTTTAGCCGCAAATTTAAGAAGGCGGTCGGCCTGTCGCCATCCGCTTTTATCAAAAAACGAAAATGCAAAGTGGCCGTCTACGGTTCCACCGCGCTGATCGGCTATCTGATGGCGCTGGAGGTGGTTCCTTTTGCCGCCCCCCTGCATCGCAAATGGTCGCGGTATTATTTTGATCTGCTCGGGGCGGACATCCCCGTACACCTCGATGCTTACCGCCAAAATCACAACCGTTCGGCCAACTTGGACAAACTGGCCGCGACTGCGCCCGACCTGATCATCTGCACCTCCGGGCTGGAAGCGTGGGAGAAGCAACGATTGATCGAAATCGCGCCAATCTTTGAAATGCCCGCCGAGAGTGCAGGCTGGCAGCAACAGTTGCGAGCAGTCGCCGCTCGACTCGATGAGCAAGCACAGGCCGAGCGCTGGATCGCGGCGTTTGAGCACAAGACGGCGGCAGTATCTGCGCGGATCGGTCAGCAGTTGCAACAGCATACGATTCTGACGGTGCGCTATCGGGAAGATTGCCTGTACGCCCACTGCAACCGCGGGATGTCCGATGTGCTCTTCGAACGACTGGGGCTGCAATCTCCCTATCCAGCGTTAGATACTCCGTTCGATCTTCCGCTGACGATGGAAGAGTTAGATGCCAGCGGGGCCGATCATCTTTTGCTGCTCGTCTGGCAGGAGTCGGGCACGCTGGACGGATGGAAGAAGTTGCAGCAATCTCCGCAATGGTTGTCTTTGGAGGCGGTGCGGGAGAACAAGCTGAGCTTGATCTCCTCCGAGCCGTGGCGCGAATATTCCCCGATCGCGCTCGATCGGATGCTCGATGATGCAGCCCTGCTGTTTTCGGGAAATTGTCCATAACTTTTCGGCAGATCGTCCATGGTCGGGCGGGAGGAGGATCACTATAATCAATAGTGAGAATCATTATCAATTAGGGATATTGGGCGATGGTTGAAAGGGGCTGCAAAGTCAGAATGAAAAAGATACTCGCAAATTTGGCTCTGATGTTGATGTGTGTGGCTGTGGTGACAGGATGTGGGAGCGACAGTAAAGGAAAAGAAGAGCAGCAGGGCGCACAGACGGAGCAAAAGCAAGAGCAAGCGGAGCCGACTACGAAAGTCGTGAAGTATTTAGATCAGGAATACACGCTTCCAGCAAAAACGGAACGCATCGTCATCACCGGGGCGGTAGAAGCGATGGAAGACTCGATCGTGCTCGACGTCAACCCGGTCGGTGCGATCAGCTTCTCCGGTGCCTTTCCTGACTTGTTCAAACCGATCACCGGGGCTAGCACCTCGACAGGTGAGAAGATGGAACCGAACTTTGAGACGATCTTGTCGCTGAAACCGGATGTCATTCTCGCTTCCTCCAAATTCAAGCCAGAAGTGGTCGAGAAGTTGAAGAAAATTACGGTGACGATTCCGTACTCCCATGTCGCGACCAATTGGGAGGCCAACCTGACGCTGCTCGGGGAGCTGAGCGGCAAGCAAGAGCAGGCGGCCAAGGAGATCGCGAAGTACAAAGCAGATCTGGAAGCTGCCAAAACGAAGCTGAGCAGCAAGTTGAAGGATAAGAAAGTGGTGGCGGTGCGCATCCGCAACGGTCAGATTTACGTGTACCCGGCCGCCGTATTTTTTAACCCGGTGCTGTATGGCGACTTGGGCTTGACGGTGCCGAGCGAAGTTCAGGCGGCGAAGGCGCAGGAGTTGATCTCCATCGAGAAGTTTGCCGAGATGAACCCGGATTACCTGTTCGTGCAGTATTTGGCCGATGAGAACAAAGAT from Tumebacillus algifaecis encodes the following:
- a CDS encoding ABC transporter substrate-binding protein is translated as MIVTASNRNNQERKRLHEFSQMTARLWEVEIVTVDNALHTVQQLTTSCTLLMLLSGAGTLERDRSVCQMRQDSIYFCPPGSTFGVIGDQQAECSLLVVRFGLFQVSNRNKQQLHAANVEGLFPTEGEIRSDRAGHLLSLCRSMYENFCHRDVLKRWRAQLDCQELLYELMAMAQRETKNDTRQGLERSKEYIEEHFREELTIDRLAEIAGLSPKYFVALFKKTFGISALDHLTQIRMRKAKQLLLCSERLMRDVAHEVGYVDEFYFSRKFKKAVGLSPSAFIKKRKCKVAVYGSTALIGYLMALEVVPFAAPLHRKWSRYYFDLLGADIPVHLDAYRQNHNRSANLDKLAATAPDLIICTSGLEAWEKQRLIEIAPIFEMPAESAGWQQQLRAVAARLDEQAQAERWIAAFEHKTAAVSARIGQQLQQHTILTVRYREDCLYAHCNRGMSDVLFERLGLQSPYPALDTPFDLPLTMEELDASGADHLLLLVWQESGTLDGWKKLQQSPQWLSLEAVRENKLSLISSEPWREYSPIALDRMLDDAALLFSGNCP
- a CDS encoding ABC transporter substrate-binding protein, encoding MKKILANLALMLMCVAVVTGCGSDSKGKEEQQGAQTEQKQEQAEPTTKVVKYLDQEYTLPAKTERIVITGAVEAMEDSIVLDVNPVGAISFSGAFPDLFKPITGASTSTGEKMEPNFETILSLKPDVILASSKFKPEVVEKLKKITVTIPYSHVATNWEANLTLLGELSGKQEQAAKEIAKYKADLEAAKTKLSSKLKDKKVVAVRIRNGQIYVYPAAVFFNPVLYGDLGLTVPSEVQAAKAQELISIEKFAEMNPDYLFVQYLADENKDTPNALKEVQENPILKQTNAFKNGKTFVNVVDPLAQGGTAYSKIEFLKAAVENLSK